ATAGTTCCTTTGCCGTTTCAGTAGGCTCGACGACGGCGAGTGCACGTTCCATGTCTAATGTGAGACAACGTGAAATAATAAAACCAGCGTTCGTTTATCGAAGCAAACAGATAATACAATATTTTTCATATATGAGTTTCATTTGTTAACGTTCATTATTAAATTTCGTATTATAATGGAAAATGTTTTCAATGGGTATCAATGACATGGAGGCGCAAGTCATGGCAATTGAATTCGCACAGAGTCCGCTGCTGACGTTCGTAGTCGGACTTGTATTGGTCGTTCTCCTGTTAGTCGTTTGGGATCTTCCAGCATTCGTCGGGCTAGCTATCGCCGCGTTCGGTGTCGGTTTGCTCAACGCGGTGTTTGTCGCGGACTTTACGTTCGGCGACGCGGCGACGAAAACGGCGGCGGCGTTCGGGGATGGTATGACGGGAATCGGTATCCCGATTCTGATGGCATCGGTAATCGGGAAATCGATGCTCGAAAGCGGGTCCGCACAGCGTATCGTCCGGGCGTTTCAATCGGCCGTCGGAAAAGGGAACTCCGACATCGCCCTGTGGGGAAGCAGTACCATCCTCGCGATACCGGTGTTCTTCGATAGCGTGTTCTACCTCCTGGCACCGCTTGCACGTTCGATGCGTGCTCGCGTGGGCAAGAACTACGCGCTATACCTCATCGCCGTCGGGGCAGGTGCATCGGTAGCCCACGTATTCATCCCACCGACGCCGGGACCCTTGGCAGTTTCCGATCAACTCGGAATCGCCAACCTCGGGCTAACCATCCTCATCGGTATCATCGTTGCCATCCCCTCGGCAATCATGGGCGGGCTCGTGTACGGTCGCTGGATTAACAAGCGAATCACCATTCCGCTTCGGGATGCGATGGGAACGACGACGGAAGAACTCGAAGAGCGTGCAAACCGAGATACCAAGGACCTTCCCGGCGTTCTCGAAGCTTCCATGCCGATTTTCCTCGCTATCGGGCTGGTCGCTTCGTACACAATAGTCGATACGTTCAAGGATCCGTATCCGGTCCTCGCAGATTTGCAACCGGTGGTCGCCTTCATCGGGGACAAAAACGTCGCGCTGACGATCGCCGCCATCGCGGCGGCGTACACGTACCTCCGCTGGTCCGACCTCTCGCGGTCGCTCTGGGAAGAGGAACTCACAGAGGCACTGAAGAGTGGTGGTAACATCGCCGCCATCACCGCGATGGGTGGCGCGTTCGGGGCACTTCTGGCCGCGTCCGGAATCGGATCGTACATCGCGGATCATCTCCAGGGTATCGGTATCGGTCTGCTCGTGACCGCGTGGCTCATCGCCGCTATCGTTCGGGTCGCACAGGGCTCGGCGACGGCTGCCATGCTCACGGCTGCGGGAATCATGGCACCGCTGACCGGTCAGTTATCGGTTAGTCCGGTATACATGGTGATGGCAATCGGAGCGGGCGGAAACATCTGTTCGTGGTACAACGACTCCGGGTTCTGGCTCGTCAAGGAGATCGGAGGACTCACGCAAGCGGAAACCTTGAAGACGTGGACGATGCTGACGACCATCATCTCCATTACGGGCCTCGTGACGGTACTCATTCTCTCCTCGCTCATCCCGTTGGCGTAGGTAATCCGTCATCTGCGGGACCCGATTTTGACCATCGTTACGTCGTAGTACTTCGTATTCGAGGTGAACGGTCGGGAAACCCTCGGACCGTCGTCAATTCGGACGTGACAATCATTCGACGACCGCTAGTTGAATTTCTCGACACACACCACAATACCGCAATGGAATCCGTTCTCGAAAACGGAGGTAGTTAGGCTGTGAGAACTTGATGGAAGCGACGATTGGATTCTTCGAGTTGCCTTTCCGGAACTGCATGAACGGAATAGCCATGATCCATATCGCGATGCTTCCGAGCTGCGATTCGTTCTGCTTGCTCGGCGGATAGTCGATAGAGAACAACGTCGACTTGCTCTTGCTTTTTAGTGACCACGACCGCATATGGATCTGTATCCTGGCACGAGTCCCTGTCATTCCGACTGTTTCGATCGGTTTGTGTCATTGTGTCACCTTGTGTCGCTCTCGTGGTAGGTTCCCACTCTACCAAACAACAACTACGACGTACGCATAGTAATAGTTTACAGTTCATTTACAGCTTCGAGATAGCATTAAAAACATGATTGAGGAAGTATACTTATGGCGCTGGAGAATTCGATTCCAATTTGAGTTGATGGGTCACTGAGTGTCCGAATGAAGTATGCGTCAGTATGAGCACTGCAACTATCCCCATCTATCTTCGACAAAACCGTGTAAGTGCTCCGCGATATGGAATCTCGCTATAACCGTCGCTTCCCACTTTGCTTTCGCTCGGGATTTCCCTTCGGACTGTAGAGGTGGAAAAACCGAGAGTCGGTAACGGATTCATCGCTGGAAGGCATGTGAGAATGCAATATTCATATACGGTATTTGCATACTGTATTTGTATTATACTCCGTATTCAATTATGTGACACCAGTAGACGATCGCCAATTGGGGTACGGATTCGTAGCGAGGACTGCGGCGGTCGATTGCCCGGCGTCAAAAGAGGGTTCGCGACCCGGAACAGTTCTACTATAGTGAGTATAGTCGGTCGTTTCGCTATTCGATCGTGTATCTCAAACCGTCATCCGAGACGAATTTGGTCAGCACTTACTTGAAAGACCTGTCCGTACGTATTTTCATGACCGAAGAAACGCGACGGGTGATTATCGATACCGACACGGCGGGCGACGACACACAGGCACTCCTTCTCGCAGCGACCGCCGATGACATCGAAATTGAGGGTGTTACCATCTGTACCGGAAACATCGAATTCGAGTACATGGTGGAGAACGCGAAGTACACGCTAGAGATGGCGAATATTGGCGACGACGTCACCGTCTACGAAGGTGCACGAACGCCGCTCGTGAAGAAACACGAATATGCCGACTACGTTCACGGAGAAGGAGGACTCGGAGGCGACCTGTTCCCGGATACTGGAATTCCCTCCGGTGACCGCCACGGCGCGGACTACATCGTCGAAATGGCTCGCGAGAATCCGGGAGAGATCACGCTCGTCTGTATTGCGCCGCTGACGAACGTCGCGCTTGCACTCCAAATAGAACCGAACCTGAACGAATTGCTCGATGAGGTGTGGGTGATGGGAGGGAACGTCAACTGCCTCGGCAACGTCACCCCCGCAGCGGAGTTCAACTTCTGGGCCGACCCCGACGCCGCAAAGCGGGTGGTTCGTGATCTCGATATCGTACTCTTCGATTGGGGCGTCA
The window above is part of the Haladaptatus caseinilyticus genome. Proteins encoded here:
- a CDS encoding GntP family permease; translation: MAIEFAQSPLLTFVVGLVLVVLLLVVWDLPAFVGLAIAAFGVGLLNAVFVADFTFGDAATKTAAAFGDGMTGIGIPILMASVIGKSMLESGSAQRIVRAFQSAVGKGNSDIALWGSSTILAIPVFFDSVFYLLAPLARSMRARVGKNYALYLIAVGAGASVAHVFIPPTPGPLAVSDQLGIANLGLTILIGIIVAIPSAIMGGLVYGRWINKRITIPLRDAMGTTTEELEERANRDTKDLPGVLEASMPIFLAIGLVASYTIVDTFKDPYPVLADLQPVVAFIGDKNVALTIAAIAAAYTYLRWSDLSRSLWEEELTEALKSGGNIAAITAMGGAFGALLAASGIGSYIADHLQGIGIGLLVTAWLIAAIVRVAQGSATAAMLTAAGIMAPLTGQLSVSPVYMVMAIGAGGNICSWYNDSGFWLVKEIGGLTQAETLKTWTMLTTIISITGLVTVLILSSLIPLA
- a CDS encoding nucleoside hydrolase, producing MTEETRRVIIDTDTAGDDTQALLLAATADDIEIEGVTICTGNIEFEYMVENAKYTLEMANIGDDVTVYEGARTPLVKKHEYADYVHGEGGLGGDLFPDTGIPSGDRHGADYIVEMARENPGEITLVCIAPLTNVALALQIEPNLNELLDEVWVMGGNVNCLGNVTPAAEFNFWADPDAAKRVVRDLDIVLFDWGVTVRDTVFDADLLAEIDDGPDTEFASFFAEISAAVREFNKESQGRDRTTQPDAGLMAALIEPALIESAATYHVDVDEREGLTRGYTLVDEDDVTDGEARTTVIESFDTASFHRMFKDMLFESTPTESL